One stretch of Roseibium sp. HPY-6 DNA includes these proteins:
- a CDS encoding serine hydrolase domain-containing protein: MLIESVLKSAVEEEKVPFVVGMTGNSSGVTHKSAFGTATAARAVDADTVFRIFSMTKAVGGLAAAILVDRGKLKLDTPVGDVLDTWNELQVLDGFDGEEPVLRAPRTTATLRHLVTHTSGLEYEFWNSDVPRYMELTGHPTILSGLKSSLKYPLTSDPGTRWGYGPSTDWLGQMIEAADGRRIDVFCQEEIFEPLAMASTAFEPERLHERLADVHIRGEDGKFAPMELAPPSMPEVYGMGHALYSTPNDYMRFLRMILNGGQLDGSRVLSEDGLATMLGDQMSGLKFQTMVSCSPITADVVLPDDTTHSMIATLHTSDVPGKRSAGTQSWAGVCNTHYWVDPGKDLAAVIMTQSLPFVEPPFMETYDAFERAVYAVN; encoded by the coding sequence ATGTTGATTGAGAGCGTGCTGAAGAGCGCCGTTGAGGAAGAAAAAGTCCCGTTTGTTGTTGGTATGACCGGCAACTCCAGCGGCGTGACGCACAAAAGTGCTTTCGGCACGGCCACGGCGGCGAGAGCTGTAGATGCCGATACCGTCTTTCGCATCTTTTCCATGACCAAGGCTGTTGGAGGTCTGGCAGCCGCCATCCTGGTGGACCGTGGCAAGCTCAAACTCGACACGCCAGTTGGAGACGTTCTGGACACCTGGAACGAGTTACAGGTCCTGGACGGTTTTGATGGCGAAGAACCGGTGTTGCGCGCCCCAAGGACGACGGCCACATTGCGCCACCTGGTAACCCATACAAGCGGCCTTGAATACGAGTTCTGGAATTCGGACGTGCCGCGATACATGGAACTCACCGGACATCCGACGATCTTGTCGGGGTTGAAAAGCTCGCTCAAGTATCCGTTAACCTCCGACCCCGGAACACGCTGGGGATATGGCCCCAGCACCGATTGGCTTGGGCAGATGATCGAGGCCGCGGATGGCAGGCGTATCGACGTTTTTTGTCAGGAAGAGATTTTCGAACCGCTCGCCATGGCAAGCACAGCCTTCGAGCCGGAAAGGCTGCACGAACGGCTCGCTGATGTCCACATTCGCGGTGAGGACGGCAAATTCGCGCCAATGGAACTTGCGCCGCCGTCGATGCCTGAAGTGTACGGAATGGGGCACGCCCTTTATTCGACCCCAAACGATTACATGCGTTTCCTGCGCATGATCTTGAATGGGGGACAATTGGACGGAAGTCGCGTTTTGTCCGAAGATGGCCTGGCAACCATGCTGGGTGACCAGATGAGCGGCCTCAAGTTCCAGACAATGGTATCCTGCTCGCCGATAACGGCCGACGTGGTTCTTCCTGACGATACGACCCACAGCATGATCGCAACGCTGCACACGTCGGATGTTCCGGGGAAACGATCCGCGGGAACACAGAGCTGGGCCGGCGTTTGCAACACCCACTATTGGGTCGATCCGGGCAAGGATCTCGCTGCAGTGATCATGACGCAATCCCTCCCCTTCGTGGAACCGCCTTTCATGGAAACCTATGACGCATTCGAGAGGGCTGTTTACGCGGTCAATTGA
- a CDS encoding elongation factor G — MANSINGKGSAAGSSPRCIALVGPFGSGKTSLLEALLARTDKLARQGTVTDGNTVGDASPEARAHGMSVELNIAETEYLGDRFVFVDCPGSVEFLSEMDGALSGIDLAVVVAEDDERKVPALQLILKALEARAIPRVLFLNKIDKSSRRVRDVLSVLQPASAVPLVLRQIPIWEDGQATGFIDLALERAHVYHEKEASTRVDMSDEDRARELEARFTMLEHLADHDDDLMEALLEDIAPDRDLVFSDLVKEMRDGLICPVFFGSADHGNGVSRLLKALRHEAPGVDVLKYRVLDNGTRSTLQVVKTLHTQHGGKLSVARVLEGQVSDGDSLFRNGREEVKVSGLFSIFGQHASKIATAGKGDLVALGRMDGVETGDLLSHDEGEISSAFDIDRRSPVLATAVAAAQRKDEVRLSAALAKLSEEDPSLSISQNQTTAETLLEGQGEMHLRVAQERLSGKYGLEVSIHTPHVPYAETIRGKTKVRGRHKKQSGGHGQFGDVVLEISPLPRGEGIQFSDTITGGVVPKQYIASVRDGVLDALGRGTFGFPVADIAICLTDGSYHSVDSSDQAFKMAGILAIREGLPDCKPVLLEPIHKVVIACPNDATAKVNAIVSTRRGQLLGFDARPDWPGWDEVQALMPEAEIGDLIVELRSATAGVASYTSEFDHMAELSGKAAEQALQRSGKQAA; from the coding sequence ATGGCAAACTCGATAAACGGAAAAGGATCAGCTGCCGGTAGTTCGCCGCGCTGCATCGCCCTCGTCGGTCCGTTCGGAAGCGGAAAGACCAGTCTCTTGGAGGCGTTGCTCGCGCGAACGGACAAACTGGCGCGCCAGGGGACGGTAACCGACGGCAATACGGTGGGCGATGCTTCGCCGGAAGCGCGCGCGCATGGCATGAGCGTGGAACTCAATATTGCCGAAACGGAATATCTCGGAGATCGGTTCGTTTTCGTCGATTGTCCGGGATCGGTGGAATTCCTGAGCGAAATGGATGGCGCGCTGAGTGGTATCGATCTCGCTGTCGTTGTTGCGGAGGACGATGAACGCAAGGTACCCGCCTTGCAGCTTATACTGAAAGCCCTCGAAGCCCGCGCCATTCCGCGGGTTTTGTTTTTGAACAAGATCGACAAGAGTAGCCGCCGCGTGCGCGACGTCTTGAGCGTTCTGCAGCCTGCCTCGGCGGTACCGCTTGTACTGCGGCAAATTCCGATCTGGGAAGACGGTCAGGCGACCGGTTTTATCGATCTCGCGCTGGAGCGGGCGCATGTCTACCATGAGAAGGAAGCGAGCACGCGGGTCGACATGTCCGATGAAGACCGGGCCCGTGAACTTGAAGCCCGGTTCACAATGCTGGAGCATCTCGCCGATCACGACGATGATCTGATGGAAGCCCTGCTTGAGGATATTGCTCCTGATCGAGACCTTGTTTTTTCAGATCTGGTCAAGGAGATGCGGGACGGACTGATCTGCCCCGTGTTTTTCGGATCGGCGGATCACGGCAATGGTGTCAGCCGTCTTTTAAAAGCGCTCCGTCACGAAGCTCCAGGTGTGGATGTCCTTAAATATCGGGTTCTGGACAACGGCACACGGTCTACTCTCCAGGTGGTCAAAACGCTGCATACCCAGCATGGCGGAAAGCTCTCCGTTGCGCGTGTTCTCGAAGGCCAGGTTTCCGACGGAGACAGCTTGTTCCGCAACGGACGGGAAGAAGTGAAGGTTTCAGGCCTGTTTTCTATCTTTGGCCAGCACGCCAGCAAAATTGCGACTGCCGGAAAAGGCGATCTTGTCGCGCTCGGACGAATGGATGGCGTCGAAACCGGGGACCTGCTCAGTCATGATGAAGGCGAAATCAGCAGTGCCTTCGATATTGATCGCCGCAGCCCGGTACTGGCCACGGCCGTTGCTGCCGCTCAACGAAAAGACGAAGTGCGCCTGTCTGCGGCGCTTGCAAAACTATCAGAGGAGGATCCGTCTCTTTCCATAAGCCAGAATCAGACAACGGCAGAAACCCTGCTGGAAGGCCAGGGCGAGATGCATCTTCGCGTTGCTCAGGAACGGCTGTCTGGCAAATACGGACTGGAAGTTTCGATACACACACCGCACGTGCCCTACGCGGAGACCATTCGCGGCAAGACCAAGGTCCGGGGCCGGCACAAGAAGCAGTCCGGTGGCCATGGCCAGTTCGGCGACGTGGTCCTGGAAATCTCGCCGCTCCCGAGAGGCGAAGGCATTCAGTTCTCCGACACGATCACAGGCGGTGTTGTGCCCAAACAATATATCGCCTCCGTCAGGGATGGCGTTCTGGATGCACTCGGTCGCGGGACTTTTGGTTTTCCGGTTGCCGACATAGCCATCTGCCTGACCGATGGTTCCTATCATTCGGTCGACAGTTCGGACCAGGCGTTCAAGATGGCCGGTATTCTGGCAATCCGGGAAGGTTTGCCGGACTGTAAACCTGTCCTTCTCGAGCCGATCCACAAGGTTGTGATTGCCTGTCCCAACGATGCGACGGCAAAGGTGAACGCGATCGTATCTACAAGGCGAGGTCAGCTTCTGGGCTTTGATGCACGGCCGGACTGGCCTGGTTGGGATGAGGTGCAGGCCTTGATGCCGGAAGCGGAAATCGGGGACCTGATTGTCGAATTACGCTCAGCCACAGCCGGTGTTGCGAGCTACACGTCTGAGTTCGACCATATGGCGGAACTCTCCGGCAAAGCCGCGGAACAGGCGCTGCAGCGGTCCGGCAAGCAGGCAGCTTGA
- a CDS encoding DUF992 domain-containing protein has product MRFLSVALAAATLSMTLPAYASENSPKVEIGTLNCLVEGEHSFIVGSTAKLGCSFKPVDGGAIEYYSGEVRDYGLDIGKTKEATLVWGVLAPSANRKPGLLAGTYGGLTAGASLGAGIKANALLGGFDRSIALNPFSLESQTGTNLTLGVSKLTLEAIN; this is encoded by the coding sequence ATGCGCTTTTTGAGCGTGGCACTTGCTGCTGCAACACTTTCGATGACCCTTCCTGCCTATGCGTCAGAAAACAGTCCGAAAGTCGAGATCGGGACCCTGAATTGCCTGGTGGAAGGTGAGCACAGCTTCATTGTCGGGTCTACTGCCAAACTCGGCTGCAGTTTCAAACCGGTCGATGGCGGAGCAATCGAGTACTACAGTGGTGAGGTCCGTGACTACGGTCTTGATATCGGAAAAACCAAAGAGGCGACGCTTGTATGGGGCGTGCTGGCGCCTTCTGCAAACCGCAAGCCTGGGCTGCTCGCCGGAACATATGGTGGTCTGACGGCCGGAGCGAGCCTTGGAGCAGGTATCAAGGCGAATGCGCTCTTAGGCGGATTTGATCGTTCAATCGCACTCAACCCCTTCAGCCTGGAAAGCCAGACAGGAACCAACCTTACGCTTGGTGTCAGCAAACTGACGCTTGAAGCCATCAACTAG
- a CDS encoding glycosyltransferase family 2 protein, with translation MKLIVQIPCYNEEKTLPDVVSAIPRSIPGISKVEIQIIDDGSTDGTVETARACGVDHIVQNGRNKGLARSFQHGIESALSLGADIIVNTDGDNQYSGSSIPDLVEPIIRKQADIVVGDRKPGDNPEFSWLKRQLQKLGTRVVRNLSQVDVDDAVSGFRAYSREAAYTINVMTRFSYTTETLIHAGQHGLSVVSVPVKTNPTTRPSRLAGSTFRFLKKQIVTILRSYFMYRSLNAFLWAGVLMIGIGLVPVLRFLFFYAIGDGDGRVQSLVLGSMFLLAGYITVVIAFLSDALATNRRLTEAVLERVRRLEQPPPQVDTTDLRETLQIMRRSDDKAYRARSSK, from the coding sequence ATGAAACTGATCGTCCAAATTCCCTGCTACAACGAAGAAAAGACGCTACCGGACGTCGTTTCTGCCATTCCGCGGTCCATTCCAGGGATCAGCAAAGTCGAAATTCAGATCATTGACGATGGGTCCACGGACGGCACGGTGGAAACGGCGCGCGCATGCGGCGTTGACCATATTGTGCAGAACGGGCGAAACAAGGGGCTTGCCCGGAGCTTCCAACACGGCATTGAATCGGCGTTGTCTCTTGGTGCGGACATTATTGTCAACACCGACGGCGACAACCAGTATTCAGGGTCCAGTATTCCGGACCTTGTCGAACCGATTATCCGGAAGCAGGCCGACATCGTTGTCGGTGACAGGAAGCCAGGCGACAATCCTGAGTTTTCCTGGCTGAAAAGGCAACTGCAGAAATTGGGTACGCGGGTCGTTCGCAACCTTTCGCAGGTGGACGTGGACGACGCGGTATCGGGCTTTCGGGCCTATTCGCGTGAAGCGGCCTACACGATAAACGTCATGACACGCTTCAGTTACACGACGGAAACGCTCATTCATGCAGGTCAGCATGGCTTGAGCGTCGTTTCTGTTCCTGTGAAAACCAATCCGACGACGCGGCCCTCCCGGCTTGCCGGATCCACTTTCCGTTTTCTCAAGAAGCAGATCGTGACGATCCTCAGAAGCTATTTCATGTATCGCTCGCTGAACGCATTTCTGTGGGCTGGCGTTCTGATGATTGGCATTGGGCTGGTGCCGGTACTGAGGTTTCTCTTCTTTTATGCCATTGGCGACGGTGACGGCAGGGTCCAGTCATTGGTCTTGGGCAGCATGTTTCTGCTTGCCGGTTACATAACGGTCGTGATCGCGTTTTTAAGTGATGCTCTTGCCACCAACCGCCGCCTGACGGAAGCCGTCCTGGAACGGGTGCGGCGACTTGAACAGCCGCCGCCGCAGGTGGACACGACAGACCTGCGGGAAACCTTGCAGATCATGAGACGCTCAGATGACAAAGCCTACCGCGCTCGCAGCTCCAAATGA
- a CDS encoding pyridoxal phosphate-dependent aminotransferase encodes MGFLADALARVQPSATIAVTNKARELKAAGRDVIGLGAGEPDFDTPENIKAAAVKAINEGKTKYTAVDGIPELKAAIAEKFQRENGLTYATNQITVGTGGKQVLYNALIATLNPGDEVIIPTPYWVSYPDMVLLAGGEPVIVEADKSTFKITPEALDAAITSRTKWLIFNSPSNPSGAAYTEAELKALTDVLVNHPQVWIMTDDMYEHLVYDDFKFTTPAQVEPSLYERTLTVNGVSKAYAMTGWRIGYAGGPADLIKAMAKVQSQSTSNPCSIAQWAAVEALSGTQDFIPKNNEVFKGRRDLVVSMLNQASGISCPVPEGAFYVFPSCAGTIGKTAPSGKVIENDADFVTELLETEGVAVVHGSAFGLGPNFRISYATSTEALEEACQRIQRFCGNLK; translated from the coding sequence ATGGGCTTTCTTGCTGACGCATTGGCGCGTGTACAACCATCTGCGACCATCGCCGTCACCAACAAGGCGCGCGAGCTGAAAGCCGCAGGCCGCGACGTGATCGGTCTGGGCGCTGGCGAGCCGGATTTCGATACCCCGGAAAACATCAAGGCGGCAGCTGTCAAAGCCATCAATGAAGGCAAGACAAAATATACCGCTGTTGACGGGATTCCCGAGCTCAAGGCTGCGATCGCAGAAAAATTCCAGCGGGAAAACGGGCTGACCTATGCCACCAATCAGATCACGGTCGGGACCGGCGGCAAGCAGGTGCTTTACAACGCCTTGATCGCTACCCTTAACCCGGGCGACGAAGTCATCATCCCGACACCCTATTGGGTGAGCTATCCGGATATGGTGCTGCTCGCAGGCGGCGAACCGGTCATTGTGGAAGCCGACAAGTCCACCTTCAAGATCACGCCGGAAGCGCTGGATGCGGCGATTACCTCGCGCACGAAGTGGCTGATATTCAACTCACCATCCAACCCGTCCGGTGCCGCTTACACCGAGGCGGAACTAAAGGCGTTGACGGATGTTCTCGTCAACCATCCGCAAGTCTGGATCATGACCGACGACATGTACGAACATCTGGTCTATGACGACTTCAAGTTCACGACGCCAGCTCAGGTCGAACCGTCTCTCTATGAGCGTACACTGACAGTCAATGGTGTTTCCAAGGCCTACGCCATGACCGGATGGCGGATCGGATATGCGGGAGGTCCGGCAGATCTTATCAAGGCCATGGCCAAGGTTCAGTCTCAATCGACGTCGAACCCTTGCTCCATTGCACAGTGGGCGGCCGTTGAAGCTTTGTCGGGAACGCAAGATTTCATTCCGAAGAACAACGAAGTGTTCAAGGGGCGCCGGGATCTCGTGGTCTCCATGCTGAACCAGGCGAGCGGTATATCCTGCCCGGTTCCGGAAGGCGCATTTTATGTGTTTCCGTCATGCGCCGGCACGATCGGCAAGACAGCGCCGTCAGGAAAAGTTATTGAAAACGATGCAGATTTCGTAACGGAACTTCTGGAGACCGAAGGGGTTGCCGTGGTGCATGGTTCCGCCTTCGGCCTTGGACCGAATTTCCGCATTTCCTATGCGACGTCAACGGAAGCGCTGGAAGAGGCCTGCCAGCGCATCCAGCGGTTCTGCGGCAATCTGAAGTAG
- a CDS encoding YqaA family protein: MSVSLIGLFGVSFLAATLLPAQSEFGLASLIYLESEPVTVLVLVASLGNTLGSVVNWGIGRGAAAYSHAKWFPVSVEKLEKATRWYHRYGRWSLLLSWAPFIGDPLTLAAGVLKERFWPFLILVAIAKTGRYVVVAAITLGAI; encoded by the coding sequence ATGAGTGTCAGTCTGATCGGCCTATTCGGCGTATCTTTTCTTGCAGCGACCTTGCTGCCCGCGCAATCCGAGTTCGGACTGGCAAGCCTCATCTATCTGGAAAGTGAACCTGTGACCGTTCTGGTTCTCGTCGCCAGCCTCGGCAATACGCTGGGATCGGTCGTAAACTGGGGGATCGGGCGTGGTGCTGCCGCCTATTCGCACGCCAAGTGGTTCCCCGTAAGTGTCGAGAAACTGGAAAAAGCGACGCGGTGGTACCACCGCTATGGACGCTGGAGTCTTTTGTTGAGCTGGGCGCCGTTTATCGGAGATCCGTTGACGCTTGCCGCCGGGGTGCTCAAAGAGCGGTTCTGGCCATTCCTGATCCTGGTGGCCATCGCCAAAACCGGAAGATACGTTGTTGTGGCCGCGATCACGCTGGGTGCGATCTAA
- a CDS encoding LuxR C-terminal-related transcriptional regulator, whose product MNAHFALDTHTARTGHDEVFSGAARAMQSLSDKLTSRQLEILLLLCEGKVNKQIAYELGVSTATVKVHIRNAITRLGAKNRMNAVAIVAANSAIFRNAQFLAS is encoded by the coding sequence ATGAACGCTCATTTTGCTCTCGACACACACACTGCCCGGACCGGACATGACGAGGTCTTTTCGGGTGCCGCGCGCGCAATGCAGTCCCTGAGCGACAAACTGACAAGCCGTCAGCTCGAAATTCTGCTGCTTTTGTGCGAAGGCAAAGTCAACAAGCAGATCGCTTATGAGTTGGGTGTGTCCACTGCGACAGTGAAAGTGCATATCCGCAATGCGATCACCCGTCTTGGTGCCAAGAACCGCATGAATGCGGTCGCAATCGTCGCTGCCAACAGCGCCATTTTCAGAAACGCGCAGTTTCTCGCAAGCTAA
- a CDS encoding short-chain fatty acyl-CoA regulator family protein: protein MNRKLYSGHTLRQIRSDFGLSQTDFAKKVGLSTAYVNQIENNNRPVTASVLLTINRIFGVDLAAFEKNDLDRVVQDLQEVFADTQFHTSSVNRQEIQELVTRAPAVTQAIMDLYGALRSYHDRDVLEDDLVQMGGEETAAGGIRKSAYDEVRDFFHYTDNYVDSLDRAAEKLVHEIGLHACEDKFDRLTGWLRQRFDISVEQRQDYEGTLIRHQEYTRTISIYRAVPQSTKNFLLGSVIAELCVKDLVAEEVRRASFRTGSAESIATLALRNYFSGALLLPYDDFLKTATKCRHDIQLLSNTMDASIETVCHRLSTLQRPGANGLPFYFVKIDRAGNVVKRHSATRFQFARFGGSCPRWNVHQAFEQNSNKFTAQIAQMPDGVEYLCIATSVTKHQPDYHTGERRYALGIGCEVKYADAIVYADGLAVNEVAEPEPIGVNCRICPRDDCDQRAFPAIGKEPFIDPGQRGIVPYRVKAAE, encoded by the coding sequence ATGAACAGGAAACTCTACTCAGGACACACGCTTCGGCAGATCAGGTCAGACTTCGGTCTTTCTCAAACCGATTTCGCCAAAAAAGTCGGCCTTTCAACAGCTTATGTCAACCAGATCGAAAACAACAACCGGCCGGTCACCGCATCCGTCCTGCTCACCATCAACCGCATTTTCGGCGTCGATCTGGCCGCCTTCGAAAAGAACGATCTCGACCGGGTTGTTCAGGATCTGCAGGAAGTCTTCGCCGATACACAGTTTCATACGTCTTCGGTGAACCGGCAGGAAATACAGGAACTTGTCACCCGGGCACCCGCCGTAACCCAGGCGATCATGGACCTTTACGGCGCTTTGCGCAGTTACCATGACAGGGATGTGCTTGAAGACGATCTTGTTCAGATGGGCGGGGAGGAAACCGCTGCAGGTGGTATTCGCAAATCGGCCTATGACGAAGTGCGGGATTTCTTCCATTACACCGACAACTATGTCGACAGTCTCGACCGCGCCGCCGAAAAGCTCGTACACGAGATCGGGCTTCACGCATGTGAGGACAAATTTGACCGGTTGACCGGCTGGCTCCGCCAGCGCTTCGACATTTCAGTGGAGCAGCGGCAAGACTACGAGGGCACCCTTATCCGTCACCAGGAATATACGCGAACGATTTCGATCTACCGGGCGGTTCCCCAGTCAACCAAAAATTTTCTGTTGGGATCGGTAATTGCGGAATTGTGTGTGAAGGATCTGGTTGCCGAGGAAGTCAGGCGCGCGAGTTTTCGAACCGGTTCGGCCGAAAGTATCGCGACCCTCGCCCTGCGGAACTATTTTTCCGGCGCGCTTTTGTTGCCCTACGACGATTTTCTGAAAACGGCGACGAAATGCCGGCACGACATTCAGCTTCTGTCGAACACGATGGATGCCAGCATCGAGACCGTGTGCCACAGACTGTCGACCCTTCAGCGGCCGGGTGCGAATGGTCTTCCGTTCTATTTCGTCAAAATCGACCGCGCCGGCAATGTCGTCAAACGGCACAGCGCAACGCGCTTTCAATTTGCGCGTTTCGGCGGGTCCTGCCCGCGCTGGAACGTTCACCAGGCGTTTGAACAGAACTCCAACAAGTTTACCGCCCAGATCGCGCAGATGCCCGACGGCGTAGAGTATCTGTGCATCGCGACCAGTGTCACCAAACACCAGCCGGACTATCACACCGGCGAACGCCGGTATGCGCTCGGCATCGGCTGCGAAGTCAAATATGCTGACGCCATTGTTTACGCCGATGGCCTGGCTGTGAATGAAGTCGCCGAACCGGAGCCGATTGGAGTGAACTGCCGCATCTGCCCGCGTGACGACTGTGATCAGCGGGCCTTTCCGGCAATTGGCAAAGAACCCTTCATCGATCCTGGGCAGCGCGGCATCGTTCCTTATCGGGTCAAGGCTGCCGAATAG
- a CDS encoding LuxR C-terminal-related transcriptional regulator, whose protein sequence is MTVDAEVVDALKNALDDLRETPQTPIPVSVIEALAPLAERGAKLKIDLEASRTIGAPLITVVREGGDPAFLALLTPRQKEVARLIIAGKSNREIAKEFGISVATVKDHVHAVLQRLNLPSRRAVMTAARATQ, encoded by the coding sequence ATGACGGTGGATGCTGAGGTGGTTGACGCGTTGAAAAACGCATTGGACGATCTGCGGGAAACGCCGCAAACGCCTATTCCCGTCTCGGTCATTGAAGCTCTGGCGCCGCTTGCGGAACGCGGTGCGAAACTGAAGATCGACCTGGAGGCCAGCCGGACAATCGGAGCGCCGCTGATCACGGTTGTCCGCGAAGGCGGAGATCCGGCCTTTCTTGCACTGCTCACGCCTCGCCAGAAGGAGGTTGCCCGGCTGATCATCGCTGGCAAGTCAAACAGGGAAATCGCAAAAGAGTTCGGCATTAGCGTCGCCACTGTAAAGGATCACGTACACGCGGTTCTGCAAAGGCTGAACCTTCCGTCACGGCGCGCGGTGATGACGGCAGCGCGCGCAACACAGTGA
- a CDS encoding nuclear transport factor 2 family protein, translated as MSKLPLDIANFFLAMQAGPSGAEILGSFFDDDAVYSEPFSGQSEPHRGRDAILAAFAASRSEDFSDAVINLGAVEVEAETITVKWTCYSQAIPGGSGSGTNVFTVLNGKIVSLVTTLDMP; from the coding sequence ATGAGCAAGCTGCCCCTGGACATTGCAAACTTCTTTCTGGCAATGCAAGCCGGGCCCTCCGGCGCTGAGATACTTGGCTCATTCTTTGACGATGACGCGGTGTATTCCGAACCCTTCTCCGGTCAGTCGGAGCCTCATCGCGGACGCGACGCCATTCTGGCAGCTTTTGCGGCAAGTCGAAGCGAAGACTTCAGCGACGCCGTCATCAATCTTGGCGCGGTTGAAGTCGAAGCTGAAACCATCACGGTCAAATGGACTTGTTATTCCCAGGCCATACCGGGCGGCAGCGGCAGCGGAACCAATGTCTTCACCGTTTTAAACGGCAAGATTGTCTCCCTGGTCACTACGCTCGACATGCCCTGA
- a CDS encoding L,D-transpeptidase yields the protein MSNFVTRRGVLRGGFALAGLTLAGCSTTTTSRTPVEAPEQPRVDASFLQNYGPRSQEQFPLPAIDPRVLAPKFRRQRISYRSSEAPGTVIVDTRDFYLYLVEPSGTAMRYGVGLGRQGFEWSGRARIAWKRPWPTWTPPDEMIAREPELEKYSARNGGMQPGLGNPLGARALYIFQGNVDTLYRLHGTNEPASIGKAVSSGCVRLINQDVIDLYDRVKPGAAIVVT from the coding sequence ATGAGTAACTTCGTGACACGGCGTGGCGTGCTTCGTGGCGGGTTTGCATTGGCCGGCCTGACGCTTGCGGGCTGTTCAACAACGACAACCAGCCGAACTCCGGTTGAAGCACCTGAGCAGCCGCGTGTAGATGCCAGTTTCCTGCAGAACTACGGTCCCAGATCGCAAGAACAGTTTCCGCTTCCGGCAATCGACCCGAGGGTGCTTGCGCCGAAATTCAGGCGCCAGCGCATTTCTTATCGCAGCAGCGAGGCCCCCGGGACGGTCATCGTCGATACGAGGGATTTCTACCTCTATCTTGTCGAACCAAGCGGAACGGCGATGCGATACGGCGTCGGTCTTGGCCGTCAGGGGTTCGAGTGGTCCGGGCGTGCACGCATTGCCTGGAAGCGCCCCTGGCCGACCTGGACACCGCCGGATGAAATGATTGCGCGCGAGCCTGAACTGGAGAAGTACAGTGCTCGCAACGGCGGCATGCAGCCCGGGCTGGGTAACCCGCTCGGTGCAAGAGCCCTCTACATTTTTCAGGGCAATGTCGACACGCTCTACCGGCTTCACGGCACCAACGAACCTGCCTCAATCGGCAAGGCGGTGTCCTCCGGCTGCGTTCGCCTGATCAACCAGGATGTCATCGATCTCTACGACCGGGTCAAACCGGGTGCTGCAATTGTCGTGACCTGA
- a CDS encoding L,D-transpeptidase, whose product MNKRDLLLGGAAALLVAQPGLARAHHTKKYKNFKLAPQYAPQRVFFSMNYAPGTIVVDPRNHYLYLMERWGRARRYGVGVGKAGLAFRGQATVERKAEWPRWTPTKNMIRREPQKYARYAEGVPGGINNPLGARALYLYKNGRDTYYRIHGTTQPWSIGRSVSNGCIRMINDHVIDLYTRVPLGTQVVVL is encoded by the coding sequence TTGAATAAACGGGATTTGCTGCTCGGTGGAGCAGCTGCGCTATTGGTGGCGCAGCCTGGCCTTGCCCGGGCGCACCACACCAAGAAATACAAGAATTTCAAACTCGCACCGCAATATGCGCCGCAGCGCGTGTTCTTTTCAATGAACTACGCGCCCGGAACGATCGTGGTCGACCCGCGAAATCACTATCTGTATCTGATGGAACGCTGGGGCCGTGCGCGCCGCTATGGCGTCGGTGTCGGCAAGGCCGGGCTGGCCTTTCGCGGACAGGCGACCGTTGAGCGCAAGGCCGAGTGGCCGCGCTGGACGCCGACAAAGAATATGATCCGACGCGAACCGCAAAAATATGCACGTTATGCCGAGGGTGTTCCAGGCGGGATCAACAATCCGCTCGGCGCGCGCGCGCTTTATCTCTATAAGAACGGCCGCGACACGTATTATCGCATCCATGGCACCACTCAGCCCTGGTCGATCGGACGTTCAGTGTCGAATGGCTGTATCCGCATGATCAATGACCATGTCATCGATCTGTACACACGCGTTCCCCTTGGAACGCAGGTTGTGGTTCTTTAG